gggcgaaacacatgtcgcgtactctttgcattatttgacagtaaaactattttcaatcattctatgatctgcttctcacaactgaaagagggaaCCGTGGTGAATGcttgccgacttgctgaccaaccacaagcgttacctggtaggtaaccacccatacaatcagattgtgatttagactacgaatgctatatatatatatatatatatatatatatatatatatatatatatactctatatatataaaatcctaaccctaaaagtGTAATGATGTTATGTCACGTTTTATgttacgctttaaatcgggctttgaaacctacatactgtatatatgtttgctatcattcttttcagaatttatcgaaatttaatgtgatgttgttagattttcagattcttactccatttttaaattataaactaaaatatcgagaaagtcatggtttttaatatcaaggaAAGTcgtggtatttattttgattgagtaaactttcttttacaggaacaaactatttttaaaaaataatctattcataacaccaatgtttgtatttaggtgatttagtcaGCTGAAGGTCGACTTACAGtatgatgacccattgcataccactttagtttttactttagttttaactctaaaataaagtttttgtttatctataagaatgtctgTTAAAACGAATGGATAAATACTCATCGTGCATAGTTTagctcagtttaacgggaatactccaatcggtaagagaggaaatatttcattctcatttcatcatttttactctgttaaataataattaatttttcttttacatatttatagaatttcatgattttgactccaataaataataatttttcttttgtacatctACAGATTTTGATaatattctggccacaactgggggttgcccccctagtgtatatatatatatatatatatatatatgtatatatatatatagtggcagatggGTGGGTCCAATTCCCAGCCGGGATGTCCCTTCACTTTATATCTCGTGGGAGCAGCCCTGGAAAGTGCAATACCTCCTCCTGAACGTtggatggctgcccccctgggttggagcagtgtctcagcctcctgcagggctccatgggagatggagttctccacagccctgttggaatctggggtggccgccagggagcGCTGCATGGGCTCCTGAGTCCATCTGTACAAAtctgatcaagcacctggagcacttccgggtgggctataaaaagagccagcatccaccactcaatggctagagttgggaggaggaggactaagcttgtggaggagtggtggtaggagAGAGGAGTGTGGTGCTATACCTTCTGTGTTTTGAGTTTGtggttgggactgtgttgtggctgtgggacacagggaagatgtgccctccagccgaaaaaataaacagtttatttatttttattgtgggagatggccggctgttcatcccagacaatacccccaggccgctagatggagccctccctgtagcatgggagtgccccaaagaccagcagggaatcatggacaatggagttattattcccgaccctgctggacactgtggggcccaccagaggatgctgcagggaggctcaaagacttatatgtgccctataacccggaagtgcgtcttaataaCCGCGACAGGGGAAACAACGTActtccagggtgaagaagaaagagtttttatatgacccgggggtgttccaagtcacatggacagaagggtgaaacacttccgggttatggactataaaggactgtgggaaaccccagacgagtgatctgagctgggaggaagggtggcaatgcgtctgggagaggaggaattgtgattatttattgattatggattatatgagtagtgtggagtggagggtgctttgtgtacgtaattattataaaaataaagagtcttggacttttacctggtgtttggtgtggtacctgagggttcatggGAGCACTaccgccccctactgttacattATACATGCCTCcagtgtccaatctgtgttgggtcgggtgctTATTCTAACCttgttacaatatactgtatatatatatatatatatatatatatatatatatatatatatatatatatatatacagtagaacctcggttagAGAACGCCTTTGATAACGAACAATTCGGATAACGACCaataatttcacaaaaaattTGCCTCCGATAGCGAACAAAATTTCGGATAGCGACGCACACGCGACCAGCGGACAGCGGCCAGCTTCCCATCTTCCTTTGCGCTCGAGACACGGTTACGAACAGACGTTCATTATCTTTATCGGTGTGCATCCTTCTTATTTAGtgattttgttgctttatttaataatatatagccCTCAATCATGGctccaaagaagattaagaaagcTGGTAGCAGTGCAGTAATAAGGCAGCGGCcaaaaattgaattgaaaaaagaaattattgccaAGTATGAACGAGGCATGCGTGTGTCGGATATCGCAAGAGAATACGGCATGTCAAAGTCGACAATCTCGacgattttaaagaaaaaggagcAGGTTAAAGAAGCTAATGTGTCAAAAGGAATGACTATTATAACAAAGCAAAGGCCTCAAATAATAGACGAAGTAGAAAAGTTGTTGCttgtgtatataaatgaaaaacagttagAAGGTGCTAGCATCAGTGAGGCATTCATTAGTGAGAAGGCGCTGCAAATCTACGAAGATTTGAAGAAGAAAACCCCACAGACAAGTGCTTTgagtgattttgttttcaaagcCAGTCGaggctggtttgaaaaatttaagCACAGAACAGGCATCCACAGCGTCATAAGGCATGGGGAAGCAGCTAGTTCCGACAAGGCAGGGGCCGAGAAGTTCATCCTAGAATTCAAAAAAATCATAGAAGAAGAAAGTTACGTCCCGCAACAGGTATTTAATGCGGATGAAACAGGCCTGTTTTGGAAGAAGATGCCGAATAAAACGTACATAACGAAGGAAGAGAAAGCATTGCCAGGGCACAAGCCTATGAAAGATAGGCTAACTCTTCTATTGTGCGGTAACGCCAGTGGGGATTTTAAGCTGAAGCCGCTGTTAGTCTACCATTCGGACAATCCAAGAGTATTTAAGAAGCataatgtaataaaacagaaattgcctgttATGTGGAGGTCTAATTCTAAAGCTTGGGTGACCCGCCAATTTTTTGTCGAGTGGGTGACCGAAGTTTTTGCCCCGGCTGTGAAAGAATACCTAGAGAAGAACAACCTTCCCCTCAAATGCCTTCTCCTGCTGGATAATGCTCCAGCACATCCTCCAAACATCGACGAGTACTTAGAAGAAGAGTTCGACTTTATTCAAGTTCGTTATCTGCCACCGAACACAACCCCTTTGCTGCAGCCCATGGATCAACAGGTCATTTCAAACTTCAAGAAATTGTACACGAAAGCCTTATTCAGAAAGTGCTTCGATATAACGAACGATACCAACTTAACTCTGAAGGAATTTTGGAAGAAtcatttcaacattttgaatTGTGTTCATCTTATTGATAATGCATGGAACCAAGTGACCTACCGTAATATGAATGCAGGATGGAGGAAACTCTGGCCAGACTGTGTTCCAGAGCGAGATTTTGAAGGATTCGAACCAGAAATTGTTGATGAAATTGTTTCCCTGGGCCAAAGCATGGGGTTGGAGGTGGATAATAACGATGTTGAAGAACTTGTGGAGGAGCACAGTAATGAACTCACTACTGAAGAGTTGCAGCACCTTCAGGCTGAGCAAGAAAAGAATTTGGCTGAGGATATGTCTTCGGAGGGGGAAGAGGAAGGGAAGGAGGAAGTCCCAAGTTCAGtgattaaagaaatgtgtgctaAGTGGGGGGAATTGCAATTGTTTGTAGAAAAATCTTTCCCAAACAGTGCGGTAGGCAGTAGGAGCCTGAACATGTTCAATGATAATGTGATGTCGTATTATCGAAAAGTGCTACAAAAAAGGCAGAAGCAACAGACACTGGACAAGTTTTTTTCTTCAACCTCAAAGCGACAGAGGACATCCCCCGATGTTCTCATGGAGGGGGATTCCCCCTCTAAGCAGTAATTCCACCCCTTCCTCCCCAcacctccataaaaaaaaaagcataaaaataaaaaaaaagtgttttgtaaattagtttcgtaaaataaagttatgtacagtaaacagtaaaatgtgtttACGTATTAAAGTTACCCAGTGCTATTGTTTTCTGCCATACGTAGCGTATCTGTCATATGCCCTCCCTCCTCTGCGTTGACCCTCCCTTTGCTGTCGTAATCGCCTCACTAGAAAGGTAagattccactttttttttttttattccatgctgtagtgtcatttctttagtttttagttacagaattATGTTATGTGCTTATTCATAGTGCTATTGTTTTCTGCCATACGTAGCGTATCTGTCATATGCCCCCCCTCCTCTGCCGTGACCCTCCCTTTGCTGTCGTAATCGcctcagcgtgtcctgggtcttccccggggcctcctcccggttggacgtgcccggaacacctcaccagggaggcgtccaggaggcatcctgatcagatgcccgagccacctcatctgactcctctcgatacggaggagcagcggctctactctgagcccctcccggatgactgagcttctcaccctatctttaagggaaagcccagacaccctgcggaggaaactcatttcagtcgcttgtattcgcgatctcgttctttcggtcactacccatagctcatgaccataggtgagggtaggaacatagatcgactggtaaattgagagcttcgccttgcggctcagctcctttttcaccacgacagaccgatgcagagcccgcattactgcggatgccgcaccgatccgcctgtcgatctcacgctccattcttccctcactcgtgaacaagaccccgagatacttgaactcctccacttggggcaggatctcgctaccaaccctgagagggcactccagtCAAAACGATAAGTTTTCctatgttttcttatgtttaaatgctttctttaatgtttttatttttatttaacatcatttgtactgtattataactgttcccatttaaaaaaacatacctaTATAGCCTGTAACTTTCATATATTAGCGAGTCAACAGGGGCTAGGAACCAATTATTTCTATTTCCTTTATTCCTTATGGAGAAAATTGTTTCGGATAGCAACCATTTCGGATAACGACCCACTTTTCGGAACGGATTGTGGTCGTTATCcgaggtattactgtatatatatatatatatatatatatatagtggcattaggctgggggtggcacccagccgggatgcctggaaggaccagacgAGGatttacgcctcctccagaccacaagggggcaaccgccctggtggctttggggaccacgggaacagagcttagaagctcaaccctataggcgCCCGTGGTCAACGCCAGGGTgcaccccaatgcctatggagccctggccctcagcacttccgccacatccggaagtgcttggggggaagaagaccagggacacccggagtacttccgggtgcgcagttggtacttccgccacaccaggaagtggcgGTGggagctcatcaggaggcacctggagcacgtccgggtgtgtataaaagggctgcctccctccattcgatggctggagtcgggagtgtacaaggacagagctcggaggagaggagtggaggcggtgaagaaggcattgtgttcgagaggcctggactttggggtgattggtgctgtggcactggggtgTGCTTCACTTATTGTGTAAAtagtttgtaaataaacgtgtgtgggttgaaccaacgatgtctacctgtctgtgtctgagaTGAATATATATAGTAATGATCAGACTGGAAATTCAGAGGGCCATGTGCCTGGACAACTACTGAGCTATGTGCTTTCAGAAGCAGCAGTGAGTTTTGCAAATGAAACATCTCAGCTTAGTCTCCTCCCGCCTGAAACGGCATTAAACGGCCTCTAATAGTCGACCAAGGTGTTAAAAAATTCTGACTTTGGGACATCTTCCAGTATTTTCAATGTCTGCCACCAGCTGTGTCGCCCTGTCCTCCAACcatcagcagctccgtgtatgactgtatatgtatgtgtacttttctacttttatttttctatttttatttattgttgtgaatttcccattgggattaataaagtatctatctatctatctatctatctatctatctatctatctatctatctatctatctatctatctatctatctatctatctatctatctaaccatgGGCCTCCACAATTAACTCAATCtgactcagaaaaaaaaaacatctctgtAGACACGAGTCTAAGATTAGACTGTCCAAGATGGTGACACTTTCGGTTAAATTCAGGCCAGGCAGGAACAGGTGGCTCCAGGTGAATGGGCACTGGATGTGACATCAGAGGCAGTgaggctgtcaatcatccagtctgcagtgggaggaagagaagagaattAGAATACAGAGACACCCTGAGGATCAGGGAGGAATTACCACCATGGCCAAATCACTGGCAGTTAAACAGCTGCATTATAAAACATTCTGCTCAGTCCCTTTACTAAAATATTTCTCACAGCTAAACAGaagaactaaaaaaaatttttttttcatgcagagagatgaatataaaaaaatgaacctTTTGTCTGTATATTTCCTAGTCTAACACCCTTAACAGCATGCTGTACATTAATAAACATATAACCATAAATACAGGTATGCTCAGTGTACAGGATTTCATTGATTCTTTGAGATGCCTGTAGTGATGAGTCATCATCTTATAGGAAAGTACGCTTTGCATTCAGTAGGCAATACCACCGAGACTTCAAAATTGCTAGTTACTCCAGGTCCCTGTCGCCTGAATTTTCaatatgattttttaaatatatatttcagcACAGCATAGGCTTTAGAGTACAGGGTATTCAATGTAGCACGGAGCTGTCACAGTTGATTCTAAAGGATATAAAGAACCATACATTATTAATTCCCATTACATCAGACAGAAGCAAGTAGTCCCTGAAATAGTCCCTTTAAAATTGCTGTGCAGTTAGCGGCCCAGGCATCTGCTTGATTTGGTAGTAATCCCTGGTGCTGGCAAAAGTGTGGCAAAAGAGAGTTAAAAAGTGACAGCAAATACAAGAATTTCTGTGGATAGAAAACAATTTAACAATGATCATAATGTAGGCATAGTTGTCCTGTGTTTCACTCCCGCATTTCAAAGAATTCTTGGGTGACTTAttttcatgatagatagatagatagatagatagatagatagatagatagatagatagatagatagatagatttagtatagtaggcagaatAAGATATTAAACTGATAGAAAAGGTAGTTATAATCGATCAATAGATggattttagtatagtagacaGGATAAGAgattaaacagatagatagatagatagatagatagatagatagatagatagatagatagatagatagatagatagatagatagatagatagatagatttagtatagtaggcaggataagagattaaactgatagaaaaggcacttataatcaatagatagatagatagatagatttagtatagtaggcaggataagacattaaactgatagaaaaggcacttataatcgatagatagattgattttagtatagtaggcaggataagagattaaactgatagatagatagatagatttagtatagtaggcagaataagacattaaactgatagaaaaggcacttataatcgatagatagatagattttagtatagtaggcagaataagacattaaactgatagaaaaggcacttataatcgatagatagatagatagattttagtatagtaggcaggataagagattaaactgatagatagatagatagatagatagatagatagatagatagatagatagatagatagatagatagatagatagatagatagatagatgaaggaaGGATCAACATTTTGTGATTTATACAGGCTATTATTTTGTTCTGAGTCTCTTTATACTTCTACTTTTCCTTTTATGTTTAATAAGTATGAAACCTTTccaactgtcacacatgtgcgtttgAGAGACAACTTGAAGGCTTACTGTATCTAATGGTAACTCCACCCAGAGTCTAGGGCTGGTGCTGTTGGTCTTATGCTTCTCCTTCTTCATCTCCTACAGATTTGATGGCCAGCAGTCCCAGTGGCGTCACATCTGGAGCATGCTTCCCTGTCCCAGCCCCTTCCGGTTATGTTTTCTTCATAATGGGTGACACTGCCATTTTGAGCCATTCTGTTGTTTGACTCTAGTCTGAAAAGACCTTATCaatattctgttgtttttttttttccatcaaagagaacattagaacaatctggatgagaacaggccattcagcccaaaaaagctcaccagtcctctccacttaattcttccaaaataacatcaagtttaaaAGTCTTACTGCCCACCACAcaacttggtcgcttattccaagtgtctgtggttctctgtgtgaaaaaaaacttcctaatgtttgtgtaaaatttacccttaacaagtttccaactgtgtccctgtgttcttgatgaaagtcaccttctcgatccactggactaattcccttcatcactttaaacacttcagtcaggtctcctcttaatcttcttttgcttaacttaatgtTCTTTTGCCATCAGAGCAGATGATGGACAGCCAGACAGATCTTATCCTCACTTCCTCTGATGTCATTAAGCTCCCACTTCTTCTGCAGTGGCATCCATATAAGAACACCTTGAAGTTGACATTCAGTTACTAACATCCAATTGCAAGAAAATGACTCTCTGCAGTATCTATTGGTTATGTAAAAGGAGACAACAGACTGATTTGCCACCTTTCGCCATTTTCATctggttttgttttcatattttttaataggTGTGCCTATTAAACTCTTTATTATGTTCTGTCTAATTATATTACaatggtgtagtcggcaggatttgagCCATTACTCTTAACaactttccagctgtgtccccgtgttcaaGTTAAACTCATTTTTCAATcatagtctcgatccactggactaattcccttcatcattttaaacacttcagtcaggtctcctcttcatctcctttaaagactcagctcttttaat
The sequence above is drawn from the Erpetoichthys calabaricus chromosome 15, fErpCal1.3, whole genome shotgun sequence genome and encodes:
- the LOC127525929 gene encoding tigger transposable element-derived protein 1-like, whose protein sequence is MAPKKIKKAGSSAVIRQRPKIELKKEIIAKYERGMRVSDIAREYGMSKSTISTILKKKEQVKEANVSKGMTIITKQRPQIIDEVEKLLLVYINEKQLEGASISEAFISEKALQIYEDLKKKTPQTSALSDFVFKASRGWFEKFKHRTGIHSVIRHGEAASSDKAGAEKFILEFKKIIEEESYVPQQVFNADETGLFWKKMPNKTYITKEEKALPGHKPMKDRLTLLLCGNASGDFKLKPLLVYHSDNPRVFKKHNVIKQKLPVMWRSNSKAWVTRQFFVEWVTEVFAPAVKEYLEKNNLPLKCLLLLDNAPAHPPNIDEYLEEEFDFIQVRYLPPNTTPLLQPMDQQVISNFKKLYTKALFRKCFDITNDTNLTLKEFWKNHFNILNCVHLIDNAWNQVTYRNMNAGWRKLWPDCVPERDFEGFEPEIVDEIVSLGQSMGLEVDNNDVEELVEEHSNELTTEELQHLQAEQEKNLAEDMSSEGEEEGKEEVPSSVIKEMCAKWGELQLFVEKSFPNSAVGSRSLNMFNDNVMSYYRKVLQKRQKQQTLDKFFSSTSKRQRTSPDVLMEGDSPSKQ